Proteins from one Malania oleifera isolate guangnan ecotype guangnan chromosome 4, ASM2987363v1, whole genome shotgun sequence genomic window:
- the LOC131153170 gene encoding endoglucanase 12: protein MHSGNHWGGSFEIVNGGETASAGEEERSRNMSDWDRGSLSFHRRQQEQDPDNPGNHHHHQELDETQQSWLLGPPERKKKKYVDLGCIMCSQKALKWTAWSIVAVFFVVALPIIITKCLPKHHPRPPVPDNYTVALHKALLFFNAQKSGKLPKNNGIGWRGNSGLRDGSDVPEVKGGLVGGYYDAGDNTKYHFPMAFTMTMLSWSVIEYSHKYQAIGEYDHVLDLIKWGADYLLLTFNSSAPKINKVFSQVGGSPNRTATPNDYYCWERPEDMDYKRPTQTATSGPDLAGEMAAALAAASIVFRDNLAYATKLRKGAATVFAFARDFGRRTPYSRGNLYIEPFYNSTGYFDEYMWGAAWLYYATGNRSYIQLATNPGVPRNAKAFVMTPQRSVLSWDNKLPAAMLLLTRLRIFLNPGYPYEDMLRSYHNVTGLNMCSYLRQFNVFNWTRGGLIRLSQDKEKPLQYVANAAFLASLFADYMNATGIPGWNCGPKFIPSHVLRSFATSQMDYILGANPMKMSYVVGYGNNFPRKVHHRAASIPSDKKKYSCTGGYRWRDSKKSNPHNITGAMVGGPDAFDRFQDSRNKPRYNEPTLAGNAGLVAALVSLTASGGTTIDRNSIFSGVPPLYPPSPPPPSPWKP, encoded by the exons ATGCATTCGGGGAATCACTGGGGAGGGTCGTTTGAGATAGTGAATGGGGGTGAAACGGCTTCGGCTGGGGAGGAGGAGAGGAGCCGGAACATGTCGGACTGGGACCGGGGTTCGCTGTCGTTTCACCGGCGGCAGCAGGAGCAGGATCCCGACAACCCCGggaatcatcatcatcatcaggaGTTAGACGAGACGCAGCAGAGTTGGCTGTTGGGGCCGCCGGAgcggaagaagaagaagtacgTGGACTTGGGGTGCATCATGTGCAGCCAGAAGGCGTTGAAGTGGACCGCGTGGTCCATCGTCGCCGTCTTTTTTGTGGTGGCGCTTCCCATCATCATCACCAAGTGCTTGCCCAAGCACCACCCTCGTCCGCCGGTGCCCGATAACTACACCGTCGCTCTCCATAAGGCTCTCCTCTTTTTCAATGCCCAAAAAT CTGGAAAATTGCCGAAGAACAATGGAATAGGATGGAGAGGGAATTCGGGGCTGAGGGACGGATCGGACGTGCCGGAAGTGAAGGGAGGGCTCGTCGGAGGATACTACGACGCCGGCGACAACACCAAGTACCATTTTCCGATGGCGTTCACGATGACGATGTTGAGCTGGAGCGTGATAGAGTACAGCCACAAGTACCAGGCCATCGGCGAGTACGACCACGTCCTTGACCTCATCAAGTGGGGCGCCGATTACCTTCTCTTAACCTTCAACTCCTCCGCCCCCAAAATCAACAAAGTCTTCTCTCAG GTTGGTGGATCGCCGAATCGCACCGCAACCCCAAACGATTACTACTGCTGGGAGAGACCGGAGGACATGGACTACAAGCGGCCGACCCAAACCGCGACTTCGGGTCCCGACCTCGCGGGAGAGATGGCGGCGGCGCTGGCGGCGGCCTCCATCGTCTTCCGCGACAACCTGGCCTACGCCACGAAGCTGAGGAAGGGTGCGGCCACGGTGTTCGCGTTTGCGAGGGACTTTGGGAGACGCACCCCCTACTCCCGCGGGAACCTCTACATCGAGCCCTTCTACAACTCGACGGGGTACTTCGACGAGTACATGTGGGGGGCGGCGTGGCTGTACTACGCCACCGGCAACAGAAGCTACATTCAGCTGGCGACCAACCCCGGCGTGCCGCGGAACGCGAAGGCGTTTGTGATGACGCCGCAGCGAAGCGTGCTGAGTTGGGACAACAAGCTGCCGGCCGCGATGCTGCTGCTGACGCGGCTGCGTATATTCCTGAACCCCGGTTACCCTTACGAGGACATGCTGAGGAGTTATCACAACGTTACGGGGCTTAACATGTGTTCTTATCTTCGGCAGTTCAATGTCTTCAACTGGACTCGCG GGGGGTTGATAAGACTGAGCCAAGACAAGGAGAAGCCATTGCAGTATGTAGCAAACGCAGCGTTTTTGGCGTCCCTATTTGCGGACTACATGAACGCCACTGGCATCCCCGGTTGGAATTGCGGCCCCAAATTCATTCCTTCCCATGTTCTTCGCAGTTTCGCCACCTCCCag ATGGACTACATCCTTGGAGCAAACCCCATGAAGATGAGCTACGTGGTGGGCTACGGCAACAACTTCCCGAGGAAGGTGCACCACCGCGCCGCGTCCATCCCCAGCGACAAGAAGAAATACTCCTGCACAGGCGGATACAGGTGGCGCGACAGCAAAAAGTCCAACCCTCACAACATCACGGGAGCCATGGTGGGTGGCCCCGACGCCTTCGACCGCTTCCAGGACTCCCGCAACAAGCCCAGGTACAACGAGCCCACCCTCGCCGGAAACGCAGGCCTCGTGGCTGCGCTCGTCTCCCTCACCGCCAGCGGCGGCACCACCATCGACAGGAATTCCATTTTCTCTGGGGTGCCGCCGCTGTACCCCCCCAGCCCACCGCCACCCTCCCCTTGGAAGCCATGA